ccaatcagcagggtcgtcatggtggtagattccaccagcagaggaagcccccatgccctaggtgtggaaagatgcacctaggaatatgctacatggacttacccatatgctacagatgcggattgaggggtcacattcagagggattgtcgttcgtcccgctagggtgcgggcaggggcatggcacagccagccagttctgcacctactacatccgcagcacctcctccagctcgaggcactctaacacccgcagggcgtggtgaaGCTAGGGGTAGATCACAGAATTCGGGAGGATCcgaccgtttctatgctatgacaggtcgccagaattcagaggcttctccagatgttgttacaggtatattgactgtccaatctcatgatgtatatgctcttattgatcccggttccactttgtcatatgtcacaccttatgttgctatggaatttgggatagaaccataacaactttatgagccgttctctgtatctactccggttagtgagtctattttagccacgcgagtttatagggattgtgttgttacgttgcgtggtcgggacaccgtggccgattttattgaattgagaatggtcgatttttatgtgataatggggatggattggctttattcttattttgccaagcttgattgccgaaccagaactgttaggttcgaatttccaaatgagccagttattgattggaagggtgatgatgtagtgccgaagggtaggtttatttcttacctaaaggccatgaaaatgatcaacaagggatgtatttaccatttggtccaggttacggataccgatgctgaggcacctacacttgagtctgtgcctgttgtgaatgaatttcctggagtctttccggatgaactcccagggatcccaccagacagagagattgattttgggattgatgtaatgccagacacgcatcctatatctattccaccctacagaatggcaccgacaaaattgaaagagctaaaggaacaattgagagatttgttagaaaaaggttttatgcggccaagtgtgtcgccttggggcgcaccggtcctttttgtgagaaagaaagatgggtcactgagaatatgtattgactattgatagcttaataaggtaacaataaaaaataagtacccactgccaaggatagatgacttgtttgatcaattgcaaggtgccaagtacttctccaaaatcgatttacgatccgggtatcaccaattgaagatcagggagcgggatattccgaaaatagcttttagaacccgatatgggcattttgagtttttagtaatgtcttttgggttaacaaatgctccagcagccttcatggatcttatgaatcgcatTTTTAAGCCATACCTCGACTCCTttatgatagtgttcattgacgatattcttgtatattcatgaAGTCAGGAGGACCGTGCtgaccatctcagggtagttctgcaaaccctacatcagcaccCTCCTttatgatagtgttcattgacgatattcttgtatattcatgaAGTCAGGAGGACCGTGCtgaccatctcagggtagttctgcaaaccctacatcagcaccagttatgtgcaaagttttcaaagtgtgaattttggcttgaatcagtcatattcttgggtcatgtagtttctagtgagggaattaaggttgatcctcagaaaattttagctgtgaagaattggccgaggcctacaactccaacagagattcgcagtttcttaggcttagctggatattacagaaagtttgtggaggggttttctactcttgcctcttcaTTGACTAAATtaacgcagaaggcaattaagttccaatggtcagatgcttgtgaaaagagtttccaggaattgaaagcaagattgactacggcaccggtgttgactctaccagatggtatagatggatttatggtatattgtgatgtttcaagaatcgggcttggatgtgtattaatgcaacataggaaggtgatagcttatgcttctaggcaactaaagaatcatgaaaagaactatccaacacatgatttagaacttgcggcggtggtatttgcattgaaaatttggagtcattatttatatggggtccatgtggatatattcacgacCATAAGagacttcaatatattttcaaatagaaggaattgaatctgaggcagagaagatggcttgaattactcaaggattatgacattgatattttataccatccggggaaggctaatgttgtggcggatgctcttagccggaaatctatgggtagtttggctcacttggaggcgtATCAGAGGCCATTAgacaaggaagttcaccgattggctagtttaggagtttgtcttgcggactctagtgaaggaggggtaattgtgcaaaatagggctgaatcatcgcttgttgtgaaagtcaaagagaagcaatacaacaatccattgttggtgcagttgaaagagggTATTCATAagcataagaccatggccttttctcttggaatggatgatggtacactaaggtaccaagggcgactctctgttccaaatgtggatggtctccgggaaagaattatgactgaagctcacactgcTAGGTATTCcttgcacccaggttctacgaaaatgtatcatgatcttaaggaagtctattggtggaatgatatgaagagaaatgtggcggattttgtggcaagatgtccgaattgtcagcaagggaaggccgaacatcaaaggCCTGGTgagttggcacaaaacatagaaattccaatgtgaaagtgggaaatgattagtatggactttgtggtaggattaccgcgcactttgcgcaagtttgactcaatttgggtgattgtggatcgagtcacgaagtcatcacactttttgtcggttaagtctaccgacacagcggaacagtaagctcaactatatataaaaaaaatagtcaggttgcatggcaccccagtttccatcatttctgatcgggggggggggggaattcactgctaatttttgaaagaaatttcagcaaggtttgggtactcaggtgaatcttagtatagcctttcacccacagactgacgggcaggcagagcggactattcagacgcttgaggatatgttgcgtgcttgagttctagacttcaaaggtagttgggatgatcatttaccactcatagaattttcctacaataatagctatcacactagcattcaaatggc
This region of Nicotiana tomentosiformis chromosome 4, ASM39032v3, whole genome shotgun sequence genomic DNA includes:
- the LOC138910039 gene encoding uncharacterized protein; the protein is MGSLAHLEAYQRPLDKEVHRLASLGVCLADSSEGGLKEGIHKHKTMAFSLGMDDGTLRYQGRLSVPNVDGLRERIMTEAHTARYSLHPGSTKMYHDLKEVYWWNDMKRNVADFVARCPNCQQGKAEHQRPGELAQNIEIPM